Proteins from a genomic interval of Nitrospina gracilis Nb-211:
- a CDS encoding c-type cytochrome, giving the protein MAEETKDPQEEVNKDDSAFQDSEFDERTSYSFLFFLCSGALLFVTLWAFWDDEYIRRGYKDFQGVYNEAQYERTRAEYLEVNEKIAGRSQELREAIAKEEEKLESDEEYQQLADAAWNAQVALDDAKEELKFEKSRLDEYYYYYKKAQHEGKNYEVELNRVEKTEHHIAEFEPIIEDLTRKRDEAEAKLLEFKARKKNLENELAALTSKQIILAQRMDHYKPFNLFLRPAEIKQTVIPGSAKNKFGEIIYKVDRCHTCHVSYDDAYYKDFEQPLKTHPNREVLIEHHDPLETGCTWCHRGQGTATAPTEDAHGSHHEMDQTLGINEPLLPGNLMQSNCTNCHAEVVSLEGAPVLTKGKKLFLKLGCHGCHLVQEFADERKVGPSLRKIAAKVDPSWLYRWVKKPKDYLPTTRMPDFGLSDEHALAISAYLWDKSEKGYKLPEKFKGGDPKKGQELFESVGCQACHKLKDKGELFAPNLSNIGEKVSADWIVSWLSNPRDYNHESKMPDMRLSVEEASNIAAYLIQFGKPVEIPGIERKYKDPDTIALGEKLVRTRGCFACHNVPGMEEEGRIAPELSSFGSKQVRELEFADTHIPHTWEDWTYNKLKNPTVYRTERILDKMPDFELVEDEIEALMVFLRGLNGLYIPERYKRNYSKDELTIERGRRLITQFNCRGCHIVEGYGGDIQEHLKSTAQYPPPLETKTYHVGDRLKGSWLYSFMKKPTPVRKWIEVKMPTFNLTDAQLRDLTAYFELVAPGEIKYEAGVHLKKDKASIENGIKMINYMECGKCHDGGDKGIEFKIAQERLREEWIPKWLKDTREMIPWTPMPNHWPKEDGQYTIQTKFHKLSTIENGDIDKQAQDITDLLVSYDTPGLDLSLSLEEEEPFMDGFFDAGFDDSAGAEESGDSESESEGGDDEDSEFAEDDF; this is encoded by the coding sequence ATGGCTGAAGAAACTAAAGATCCTCAAGAGGAAGTAAATAAGGACGACTCCGCGTTTCAGGATTCGGAGTTTGACGAGCGAACTTCATACAGCTTTTTATTCTTTCTTTGTTCCGGCGCGTTGCTGTTTGTGACCCTGTGGGCTTTCTGGGACGACGAATACATCCGGCGCGGCTACAAGGACTTTCAGGGTGTCTACAACGAAGCCCAGTATGAACGGACTCGTGCGGAATACTTGGAGGTCAACGAAAAGATTGCCGGTCGGTCTCAGGAACTCCGTGAGGCCATCGCCAAAGAAGAAGAGAAGCTGGAGAGCGATGAGGAATACCAGCAATTGGCGGATGCGGCCTGGAATGCCCAGGTGGCTTTGGATGATGCCAAGGAAGAGCTGAAATTCGAAAAAAGCCGGCTGGACGAATATTACTATTACTACAAAAAGGCTCAGCACGAGGGCAAGAACTATGAAGTCGAGCTGAACCGCGTCGAGAAAACCGAGCACCACATCGCCGAATTCGAGCCCATCATCGAGGATCTCACCCGGAAGCGCGACGAGGCGGAAGCCAAGCTTCTGGAGTTCAAGGCCCGCAAGAAAAACCTGGAAAATGAGCTGGCGGCCCTGACCAGCAAGCAGATCATCCTCGCCCAGAGGATGGATCATTACAAGCCGTTCAACCTGTTCCTGCGGCCTGCTGAAATCAAGCAGACCGTCATTCCCGGTTCCGCCAAAAATAAATTCGGCGAAATCATTTACAAGGTGGACCGCTGTCATACCTGTCACGTTTCCTACGATGATGCTTACTATAAGGATTTCGAGCAACCCCTCAAGACCCATCCCAATCGCGAAGTTTTGATTGAGCATCACGATCCCCTTGAGACGGGGTGCACCTGGTGCCACAGAGGGCAGGGCACTGCCACCGCTCCGACTGAGGACGCGCATGGTTCCCATCATGAAATGGACCAGACCCTCGGCATCAACGAACCCCTTCTGCCGGGCAATCTCATGCAGTCCAACTGCACGAACTGTCATGCGGAAGTGGTCAGCCTGGAAGGCGCTCCCGTTCTCACCAAGGGCAAAAAGCTCTTCTTGAAGCTGGGCTGTCACGGCTGCCATCTGGTTCAGGAGTTTGCGGACGAACGCAAGGTGGGCCCGAGTCTCCGTAAAATCGCCGCCAAGGTGGACCCGAGTTGGCTGTACCGCTGGGTCAAAAAGCCGAAAGATTACCTGCCGACAACCCGCATGCCGGATTTTGGTTTGAGCGACGAACATGCGCTCGCCATTTCAGCGTACCTTTGGGATAAGTCCGAAAAAGGGTACAAGCTTCCTGAAAAATTCAAGGGAGGCGATCCCAAAAAAGGGCAGGAGCTTTTTGAATCTGTCGGGTGTCAGGCTTGCCATAAGTTGAAAGACAAGGGAGAGCTGTTCGCACCGAACCTGAGTAACATCGGCGAGAAGGTGAGCGCGGATTGGATCGTGAGCTGGCTCAGCAATCCCCGCGACTACAACCATGAAAGCAAAATGCCGGACATGCGCCTGAGCGTGGAGGAGGCATCGAACATCGCCGCATATCTGATCCAGTTTGGCAAGCCGGTTGAGATCCCCGGCATCGAACGGAAATACAAAGATCCCGATACCATCGCGTTGGGCGAGAAGCTGGTGCGCACCCGCGGCTGCTTCGCCTGTCATAATGTGCCAGGCATGGAAGAGGAAGGCCGGATTGCTCCGGAGTTGTCTTCCTTCGGCAGCAAACAGGTGCGTGAACTGGAGTTTGCCGATACGCATATTCCCCACACCTGGGAAGACTGGACTTACAATAAACTCAAGAATCCCACGGTTTACCGCACGGAACGCATTCTCGACAAAATGCCGGATTTCGAGCTGGTAGAAGACGAGATTGAGGCCCTGATGGTTTTCCTGCGGGGTTTGAACGGGTTGTACATACCTGAACGTTACAAGCGGAATTATTCAAAGGATGAATTGACCATTGAGCGCGGCCGGCGCCTGATCACGCAATTCAACTGCCGGGGGTGCCATATTGTGGAAGGGTATGGCGGTGACATCCAGGAACACCTGAAATCCACCGCACAGTATCCGCCTCCGCTGGAAACCAAAACGTATCACGTAGGCGACCGGTTGAAAGGTTCCTGGCTGTACTCGTTCATGAAAAAGCCGACTCCTGTCCGCAAGTGGATCGAAGTCAAAATGCCGACATTCAATCTGACCGACGCGCAATTGCGTGACTTGACCGCCTATTTCGAACTGGTGGCGCCGGGTGAAATCAAGTACGAAGCAGGCGTTCATCTGAAGAAAGACAAGGCTTCCATTGAAAACGGCATCAAGATGATCAACTATATGGAATGCGGTAAATGTCACGACGGCGGCGACAAGGGTATTGAGTTCAAGATTGCTCAGGAACGCCTGCGTGAGGAATGGATTCCAAAGTGGTTGAAAGACACCCGCGAAATGATTCCGTGGACGCCCATGCCCAACCATTGGCCGAAAGAGGACGGGCAGTACACCATTCAGACCAAGTTCCACAAATTGAGTACGATCGAAAATGGCGACATCGACAAGCAGGCTCAGGATATCACCGACCTGCTGGTGTCTTACGACACTCCTGGGCTTGACCTCAGCCTGTCCCTCGAAGAGGAAGAACCGTTCATGGACGGTTTCTTTGATGCCGGGTTTGACGATTCCGCAGGGGCCGAAGAAAGCGGCGACTCGGAAAGCGAGAGCGAAGGCGGCGATGATGAGGACAGCGAGTTCGCCGAAGACGATTTCTGA
- a CDS encoding cytochrome C produces MGTAEKPPAKPPAKPAAKAPVAKAAPKKKVEDLPEKVHVWPYLVRLEFLCAIIVSVLLTVWSILIDAPLEEAANPTKTPNPSKAPWYFLGLQDILVYFDPWFAGVVAPVLIIVGLMLIPYLDVNPKGNGYYTYAERKLAIWVYSFGFLVLWIALIIMGVFLRGPGWNLFMPWQYWDPHKVVALTNVDLPYALGVRTYDMAMLVGGVVVLGYFAVGTAVYFFMERKALKTVGFLRMFLKVQLYLIMIGIVIKIALRLGFNIKYIWVTPWFNV; encoded by the coding sequence ATGGGGACCGCAGAGAAACCACCTGCCAAGCCACCCGCCAAGCCGGCCGCCAAGGCGCCGGTTGCTAAGGCGGCTCCGAAAAAGAAAGTAGAGGATCTGCCGGAGAAGGTCCACGTCTGGCCCTATTTGGTCCGTCTGGAATTTCTCTGTGCCATCATCGTCAGCGTTCTGTTGACGGTATGGTCGATTCTCATCGACGCGCCGCTGGAAGAAGCGGCGAACCCGACCAAGACGCCCAACCCGTCGAAGGCCCCGTGGTACTTCCTCGGTCTGCAGGACATCCTGGTGTACTTCGATCCGTGGTTTGCCGGCGTGGTGGCGCCGGTTCTCATCATCGTCGGACTCATGTTGATCCCCTATCTCGATGTGAACCCCAAGGGCAATGGTTACTACACCTATGCCGAGCGCAAACTGGCGATCTGGGTTTACAGTTTCGGTTTTCTGGTTCTTTGGATTGCGCTCATCATCATGGGCGTGTTTCTGCGCGGGCCGGGCTGGAACCTGTTCATGCCCTGGCAGTATTGGGATCCCCACAAGGTTGTGGCCTTGACCAACGTCGATCTCCCCTATGCGCTCGGCGTGCGCACGTATGACATGGCCATGCTGGTCGGTGGTGTCGTGGTGCTCGGGTATTTTGCCGTCGGGACCGCCGTCTACTTTTTCATGGAGCGAAAAGCCCTCAAGACCGTTGGCTTCCTCCGTATGTTCCTTAAGGTGCAGTTGTATTTGATCATGATCGGCATCGTCATCAAGATTGCCTTGAGACTCGGGTTCAATATCAAATACATATGGGTCACCCCCTGGTTTAACGTTTAA
- a CDS encoding cytochrome b N-terminal domain-containing protein: MAKPKIPNFEEIKESIKSGKLFEEAAEKFTESQVWTSTFRHGYADTPRNRVLQIASNVWLHLHPVKIHRHALRIKFTWCMGGITFLLFLSLVVTGIILMFYYRPVGEYAYYDMKYLQYDVPFGMLMRNMHRWAAHSMVITVWLHMFRVFLTGSYKPPREFNWVIGVFLVTFTLLLSFTGYLLPWDQLAMWAVTVGTNMARATPFLGHEGPFAEYVGVTARYDARSVLLGGSLVGPPALLRFYVLHCILIPLVAGALMIVHFWRIRKDGGISGPL, from the coding sequence TTGGCTAAACCCAAAATTCCGAATTTTGAAGAGATCAAAGAGTCCATCAAAAGCGGAAAGCTTTTTGAGGAAGCGGCGGAGAAGTTTACCGAATCCCAGGTGTGGACGTCCACGTTCCGTCACGGATATGCCGATACCCCGCGCAACCGGGTTCTGCAGATTGCCAGTAACGTCTGGCTGCACCTGCATCCCGTAAAAATCCATCGCCATGCGTTGCGCATCAAGTTCACCTGGTGCATGGGGGGCATCACCTTCCTGCTTTTCCTGTCCCTCGTCGTGACGGGCATCATCCTGATGTTCTACTACCGTCCGGTGGGTGAGTACGCTTATTACGACATGAAATACCTGCAATACGATGTTCCGTTCGGCATGTTGATGCGGAACATGCACCGATGGGCCGCGCACTCGATGGTCATCACCGTCTGGTTGCACATGTTCCGGGTGTTTTTAACCGGCTCCTACAAGCCGCCTCGCGAATTCAACTGGGTGATCGGCGTGTTTCTCGTTACCTTCACGCTTTTGCTCAGCTTTACCGGTTATCTCCTGCCGTGGGATCAGCTGGCCATGTGGGCGGTCACCGTAGGTACCAACATGGCACGCGCGACGCCGTTTCTCGGTCATGAGGGACCGTTTGCCGAGTATGTGGGCGTGACGGCGAGGTACGATGCCCGTTCCGTGCTGTTGGGCGGCAGTCTCGTGGGCCCGCCTGCGTTGCTTCGATTTTATGTGTTGCATTGCATTCTGATACCCTTGGTGGCCGGCGCCCTGATGATCGTCCATTTCTGGCGAATCCGTAAGGACGGGGGCATTTCCGGGCCGCTTTGA
- a CDS encoding QcrA and Rieske domain-containing protein, protein MATMGLSSVYFLRLLFPRVLFEPSPKFKAGKVSDYTVGEVSTKWVKDQRVWIVREEQRLYAILARCTHLGCTPLWLRSEGKYKCPCHGSGFTMDGINFEGPAPRPLERLKVGIAPDGEIVIDKSKVFLYEKGEWDEPGAFLRT, encoded by the coding sequence ATGGCCACGATGGGTTTGTCGTCCGTTTATTTTCTTCGTTTGCTGTTCCCGCGCGTGTTGTTCGAGCCCTCCCCCAAATTCAAAGCCGGTAAGGTGAGCGATTACACGGTGGGAGAAGTGAGCACCAAATGGGTTAAAGACCAGCGGGTTTGGATTGTTCGGGAAGAGCAGAGGTTGTATGCGATCCTGGCCCGGTGTACGCACCTCGGTTGCACCCCCTTGTGGTTGCGGTCCGAAGGCAAGTACAAGTGCCCGTGCCACGGCAGTGGTTTCACCATGGATGGAATCAATTTCGAGGGTCCGGCTCCGCGGCCGCTGGAGCGGTTGAAGGTGGGTATCGCCCCGGACGGTGAGATTGTGATCGATAAAAGCAAGGTGTTTCTTTATGAAAAAGGCGAGTGGGACGAGCCCGGTGCTTTCCTGAGAACCTGA
- a CDS encoding FAD-dependent oxidoreductase: MSQFDLAILGGGTAGLAGARYAADMGARVCLVEMDAVGGHYLHRGLHPVRTLLADPEFGAHQPVDWGAVRSRIASIAQAASDQARRDLEACGVTLIEGKGTFAGNGTLRVETESGKQEIQARNVMLTMGSDAESIATVPFDEATILPVDRFLELEKLPESLLILGDGVAAIETALFFNRLGTKVFLCNEQKRLIADRDPELVDALEKGLKRVKIKSLLNKKILSILRKDGGIDVTLDGGIKFSAETILVGYQRVGRTPGSVEAGLGMEMGDRHEIWADACMRTSVKNVFAAGSVTGHERSPERSVEEGRAAVQNALGKERVLDKDALPFRLHAVPPIAAVGCRVEDAHHKGFLKPMEGRYDGLPLNAEEVPGQGGGFCKLLADRESRKVIGAQILGQGAPEMLTVVTLAIQRGMTVKALAQLLPGFGDASTGILEAARACLRGLTPRP, translated from the coding sequence ATGAGCCAGTTTGATCTCGCCATCCTGGGAGGCGGCACCGCCGGTCTGGCCGGCGCCCGATACGCCGCTGACATGGGCGCGCGCGTGTGCCTTGTGGAGATGGATGCGGTGGGCGGCCATTACCTTCACCGCGGGCTCCACCCCGTGCGTACCTTGCTCGCCGACCCGGAATTCGGGGCCCACCAGCCTGTCGATTGGGGCGCGGTGCGCTCACGTATCGCCTCCATTGCGCAGGCCGCTTCCGACCAGGCCCGGCGTGATCTCGAAGCCTGCGGTGTGACTTTGATCGAAGGTAAGGGCACTTTTGCCGGAAACGGCACCCTGCGTGTCGAAACCGAAAGCGGCAAGCAGGAAATTCAGGCCCGCAACGTGATGCTGACGATGGGATCGGATGCCGAATCCATTGCCACCGTTCCGTTCGACGAAGCCACTATTCTGCCTGTGGACCGGTTTCTGGAGTTGGAGAAGTTGCCCGAATCGCTTCTGATTCTGGGCGACGGAGTCGCGGCGATCGAGACGGCGCTGTTCTTCAACCGGCTGGGCACCAAGGTATTCCTCTGCAACGAACAAAAACGGCTCATCGCCGACCGCGACCCGGAGTTGGTTGACGCCCTGGAGAAAGGGCTGAAGCGGGTCAAGATCAAGTCCCTGCTCAATAAAAAGATTTTGTCCATCCTGCGGAAAGACGGTGGCATCGATGTGACCCTCGATGGCGGCATTAAGTTTTCGGCCGAAACGATTCTGGTCGGTTACCAGCGGGTGGGCCGCACCCCCGGCTCGGTGGAAGCCGGGCTGGGCATGGAGATGGGAGACCGTCACGAAATCTGGGCCGACGCCTGCATGCGGACGTCGGTGAAAAACGTGTTCGCTGCGGGCAGTGTAACAGGGCATGAACGGTCACCGGAACGGTCGGTGGAAGAAGGGCGCGCGGCGGTGCAGAACGCACTCGGTAAGGAAAGGGTTCTGGATAAAGATGCCCTTCCTTTTCGCCTGCATGCGGTGCCGCCGATTGCCGCCGTGGGATGCCGCGTCGAAGACGCGCACCACAAGGGATTTTTGAAGCCGATGGAAGGCCGTTACGACGGATTGCCTTTGAATGCGGAGGAAGTGCCGGGGCAGGGCGGTGGTTTTTGCAAACTACTGGCCGACCGCGAAAGCCGCAAGGTCATCGGCGCACAGATATTGGGGCAGGGTGCCCCGGAAATGCTCACCGTGGTGACGCTGGCCATTCAGCGGGGCATGACGGTGAAAGCCCTCGCTCAACTTTTACCCGGTTTTGGAGACGCCTCGACGGGGATTCTAGAGGCCGCGCGGGCCTGCCTGCGCGGTTTGACTCCAAGGCCATAA
- the secG gene encoding preprotein translocase subunit SecG: protein MSTFVTVLHIVAAVFLILVVLLQSGKGAAMGAVFGSGSSQTMFGSSGAGNFLTKLTTIAAIVFMITSLSLATVLSSKKQDSVINEVEESTTIPTQPAQNDSKK, encoded by the coding sequence TTGAGTACGTTTGTTACGGTTTTACACATTGTCGCCGCGGTATTTCTGATTCTTGTCGTCCTGTTGCAGTCGGGCAAAGGTGCGGCCATGGGAGCGGTGTTCGGCTCCGGGTCCAGCCAGACCATGTTCGGGAGCAGTGGGGCAGGGAACTTCCTGACCAAGCTCACCACCATCGCGGCCATTGTGTTCATGATCACGTCCCTCAGTCTGGCCACCGTGTTGTCCAGCAAGAAGCAGGATTCGGTGATCAATGAAGTCGAGGAAAGCACAACCATCCCGACCCAACCGGCCCAGAACGATTCCAAGAAATAA
- the tpiA gene encoding triose-phosphate isomerase, with amino-acid sequence MRKTLIAGNWKMNKTLSQTEGLLRNLTRRLDSDCPAEVVVAPPFTSLALAASLLKGTDIGLAAQNVFAEDAGAYTGEISAPMLVEAGCGWVIVGHSERRRQFGESEALINRKVKHALDHNLKVILCVGETDAERNAGQTESVVHLQLTEGLKDVTSSEAGNVVIAYEPVWAIGTGKNATPQQAEQVHCLIRKWMGELYGPSVAETTRVLYGGSVTPENSRGMLAEDNIDGALVGGASLDADLFCAIIGSAE; translated from the coding sequence ATGCGAAAGACCCTGATTGCCGGCAATTGGAAAATGAACAAAACCCTGTCCCAAACGGAAGGGTTGTTGCGGAACCTGACCCGGCGATTGGATTCCGATTGTCCGGCGGAAGTGGTGGTGGCGCCGCCGTTCACCTCGCTTGCGCTTGCGGCGTCGTTGCTGAAGGGAACGGATATCGGCTTGGCCGCTCAGAACGTGTTCGCCGAAGATGCGGGAGCCTATACGGGAGAAATTTCCGCGCCCATGCTGGTGGAGGCCGGGTGCGGCTGGGTGATTGTCGGTCACTCCGAACGCCGGCGTCAGTTTGGCGAATCGGAGGCGCTCATCAACCGAAAGGTGAAACACGCGCTCGATCACAATCTGAAAGTGATCCTCTGCGTCGGCGAAACCGATGCCGAACGCAATGCGGGACAGACCGAAAGTGTGGTGCACCTGCAATTGACCGAAGGGCTGAAGGACGTGACTTCGTCTGAGGCAGGCAATGTGGTCATTGCCTACGAACCGGTGTGGGCCATCGGCACCGGCAAGAACGCCACCCCGCAGCAGGCCGAGCAGGTGCATTGCCTGATTCGCAAGTGGATGGGCGAATTGTATGGCCCCTCCGTTGCGGAAACGACCCGGGTGCTTTATGGCGGGAGCGTGACGCCAGAGAACAGCCGCGGTATGCTGGCGGAAGATAATATCGATGGTGCGCTGGTAGGCGGCGCAAGTTTGGACGCGGATTTGTTTTGTGCTATTATTGGCTCGGCTGAGTAA
- the gap gene encoding type I glyceraldehyde-3-phosphate dehydrogenase produces the protein MATKVGINGFGRIGRNVLKCIMNDKECGELVDVVAINDLTDAATLAHLYKYDSVQGVTKGEVKADGDHLVINGKKIKVLSVKDPAELPWKELGVDVVIESTGIFTKRDAAAKHLKAGAKKVIISAPATDPDVTVVLGVNEGKYDPKKHDIVSNASCTTNCLAPMVKVLNDRLKIKKGLMTTIHSYTNDQRILDLPHKDLRRARAANLSMIPTTTGAAKAVCLVLPELEGRLDGMAIRVPTPNVSLVDFVADVEKETTTEEVNAMFREVAEGELKGILRLEEQPLVSIDFNGDEDSSIIDGPSTKVMGKNMVKVLSWYDNEWGYSSRTRDILKFIIKKGI, from the coding sequence ATGGCCACTAAAGTGGGTATCAACGGTTTCGGCCGCATCGGCCGCAACGTTTTGAAGTGCATCATGAACGACAAGGAATGCGGCGAACTGGTGGACGTTGTGGCCATCAACGACCTCACCGATGCGGCGACGCTCGCGCACCTTTATAAATATGATTCCGTGCAGGGCGTCACCAAGGGTGAGGTGAAGGCGGACGGGGACCACCTCGTCATCAACGGGAAAAAGATCAAGGTCCTGTCCGTAAAGGATCCGGCGGAGTTGCCGTGGAAAGAGCTGGGCGTCGATGTGGTGATCGAGTCCACGGGCATCTTCACCAAGCGCGATGCCGCGGCCAAGCACCTGAAGGCCGGTGCGAAAAAGGTCATCATCTCCGCCCCCGCCACCGATCCGGATGTGACGGTGGTGCTGGGCGTCAACGAGGGAAAATACGATCCCAAAAAGCACGACATCGTTTCCAATGCTTCCTGCACCACCAACTGCCTGGCGCCGATGGTGAAGGTGCTGAACGACCGGCTCAAGATCAAAAAGGGATTGATGACCACCATCCATTCCTATACCAACGACCAGCGTATTCTCGACCTGCCGCACAAGGACCTGCGGCGGGCGCGGGCGGCGAATTTGTCGATGATCCCGACCACCACGGGGGCGGCGAAAGCGGTGTGCCTCGTTTTGCCGGAGTTGGAGGGCCGCCTCGACGGCATGGCCATCCGCGTTCCCACGCCGAACGTGTCCCTGGTGGACTTCGTCGCGGATGTGGAGAAGGAGACCACCACGGAGGAAGTCAACGCCATGTTCCGGGAAGTGGCGGAAGGGGAGCTGAAAGGCATCCTGCGTCTGGAAGAACAACCTCTGGTGTCGATCGATTTCAACGGCGACGAGGACTCTTCAATCATCGACGGCCCTTCCACCAAGGTGATGGGCAAGAACATGGTCAAGGTGCTGTCCTGGTATGACAACGAGTGGGGATACTCTTCGCGCACGCGGGACATTTTGAAGTTCATAATCAAAAAAGGAATTTGA
- a CDS encoding pyridoxine 5'-phosphate synthase, which translates to MIRLFVNVDHVATLREARKTVEPDPLKAARLAEQAGADGITVHLREDRRHIQDQDVHRIQQGIRTPLNLEMAAVEEMVQLAINVKPYQVSLVPEKRQEITTEGGLDVISKKQSLGQIRQRLAPFHIRFSLFVDPDLEQLDAAKEIGADSIEINTGLYTELTDPEQVERELKKIQAAARHAKGLGLRVFAGHGLNNENVVSIAAIPEIEELNIGHNLVARSVYCGMEQAVRDMIRCIEKGVAQRTVSA; encoded by the coding sequence ATGATACGTTTGTTTGTCAACGTGGACCACGTCGCCACCCTGCGGGAAGCGAGGAAGACGGTGGAACCGGACCCGCTGAAAGCGGCGCGTCTGGCGGAGCAGGCCGGGGCCGATGGCATCACCGTGCATCTGCGCGAGGACCGGAGGCACATTCAGGACCAGGACGTGCACCGCATTCAGCAGGGCATCCGCACGCCGCTCAACCTGGAGATGGCAGCGGTGGAGGAGATGGTCCAGCTTGCCATTAACGTCAAACCCTACCAGGTGTCGCTCGTTCCCGAGAAACGGCAGGAGATCACCACCGAGGGCGGGCTGGACGTGATTTCAAAAAAACAATCTCTTGGGCAAATCCGTCAGCGCCTCGCGCCATTCCACATCCGGTTCAGCCTGTTCGTGGACCCGGACCTGGAGCAACTCGACGCCGCAAAGGAAATCGGAGCGGACAGCATCGAGATCAACACCGGATTGTATACCGAGCTCACCGACCCGGAGCAGGTCGAACGGGAGCTCAAAAAGATCCAGGCCGCCGCGCGCCACGCGAAAGGACTGGGCCTGCGCGTGTTCGCCGGGCACGGGTTGAACAACGAGAACGTGGTCTCCATCGCCGCCATCCCGGAGATCGAGGAACTCAACATCGGCCACAACCTGGTGGCGCGGTCGGTGTACTGTGGCATGGAGCAGGCCGTCCGCGACATGATCCGATGCATCGAAAAAGGTGTGGCGCAGAGAACAGTTTCCGCATGA
- the folP gene encoding dihydropteroate synthase, with the protein MNDDFFSGRTRIMGIINLSPNSFFRSSYSSSEKDALKTAERLIEDGADMLDIGAESTHPGSEPIPDEQEWKLLEPVVKTLVREIPVPISVDTYKPYVARRVLDLGVHWINDIYGLRFPEMAEIVSRYPAGVIIMHMQGTPKTMQIDPQYVDCVEEVYQFLDRRITEAEFAGIPADQIMIDPGIGFGKTLKHNLELVSNLDRLAALGKPMLLGVSRKAFIGKILDLPIEERMEGSLAAAVVGVLKGARVLRVHDVLATARAIKIVDELRKYRKE; encoded by the coding sequence ATGAACGATGATTTCTTTTCCGGCAGAACGCGGATCATGGGGATCATCAATCTGTCGCCCAATTCTTTTTTTCGCTCCAGCTATTCTTCCAGCGAAAAGGACGCGCTGAAAACCGCCGAACGTCTGATCGAAGACGGCGCGGACATGCTGGACATCGGTGCGGAATCGACGCACCCAGGCTCGGAGCCCATCCCGGACGAACAGGAATGGAAACTGCTGGAGCCGGTGGTGAAAACCCTGGTGCGGGAGATACCCGTCCCCATTTCCGTGGACACGTACAAGCCTTATGTCGCGCGCCGGGTGCTGGATCTCGGCGTGCACTGGATCAATGACATCTATGGACTGCGCTTTCCGGAAATGGCGGAGATCGTATCGCGTTACCCGGCGGGGGTGATCATCATGCACATGCAGGGAACGCCGAAGACCATGCAGATCGATCCGCAGTACGTCGATTGCGTGGAGGAGGTTTACCAGTTTCTCGACCGGCGTATCACCGAAGCGGAATTCGCAGGCATTCCCGCGGATCAAATCATGATCGATCCCGGCATCGGTTTCGGCAAAACGCTCAAGCACAACCTGGAGCTGGTATCGAATCTCGACCGCTTGGCCGCGCTGGGAAAACCCATGCTTTTGGGTGTGTCCCGCAAGGCGTTTATTGGTAAAATCCTGGACCTGCCCATCGAGGAAAGGATGGAGGGGTCGCTGGCCGCGGCCGTGGTCGGCGTGTTGAAGGGCGCCCGTGTCCTGCGCGTTCACGATGTGCTGGCGACGGCGCGCGCCATCAAGATTGTGGATGAACTCCGCAAGTACCGGAAGGAATGA